The sequence TGACCCAGTCGCCACGCTTCAAATTGGGATAGCGCTCCAGGTGCGCGTAGTAATGTCTCGCGCCGCTTGGCCCCAGAATCATCACCGTTCGGCCTCCCAGACGGTCGGGGCCGACGTTCAGAATCATGCCTCTGGTGGTCGCCACGATCTCCGTACCGCGCGGCGCGAAGATGTCCACGCCCTCGTGTCTGCGCCCCTCTGAGCGGGCACCTCCCCAGGTATCGGTGAAGCGCACCCCTGGCAAAGGCAGCGGCAACCTGCTCGGCGCGGGCGCGGGGGACGACAGCAGCGCCGCGTACCGCTGGGCATTTTGGAGGAAGGGCCAGGTCAGATAAGCGCCGCCCGCGAGGAGGGTAAGGGTCAGGAGCCAGCCGAATAAACGGCG is a genomic window of Deinococcus detaillensis containing:
- a CDS encoding M23 family metallopeptidase, translated to MRRLFGWLLTLTLLAGGAYLTWPFLQNAQRYAALLSSPAPAPSRLPLPLPGVRFTDTWGGARSEGRRHEGVDIFAPRGTEIVATTRGMILNVGPDRLGGRTVMILGPSGARHYYAHLERYPNLKRGDWVKAGEVVGYVGDSGNAKGTPPHLHYGIYRSGEAVNPYPLLKKAWLKN